A part of Campylobacter magnus genomic DNA contains:
- a CDS encoding polyprenyl synthetase family protein, with the protein MSFSDYFNEHIPSVESFHPHFDEALGWILKAGGKHFRAQLMLSCAGELGMKNIHDAYPVALGIELIHAYSLIHDDLPAMDNADLRRGVESVHKKFGQTTAILVGDGLNTHAFYEISRCELSYKKRCKIIEILAKNAGIKGMIIGQAIDCEFEGKSLNEKKLRFLHEHKTGALIAACIQIAAILAERKHKKEYHDLGLDLGLAFQINDDIIDATASEQDAGKPVAHDIAKNSFVNLLGLEGARSELKSLREKIIKKAAKLGVGVSIAELMQTYIKG; encoded by the coding sequence ATGAGTTTTTCAGATTATTTTAACGAGCATATCCCAAGCGTGGAGAGCTTTCATCCGCATTTTGATGAGGCTTTGGGCTGGATTTTAAAAGCTGGTGGCAAGCACTTTCGCGCTCAGCTAATGCTAAGCTGCGCTGGCGAACTGGGTATGAAAAATATCCACGATGCTTATCCAGTAGCCCTTGGCATTGAGCTAATTCATGCTTACTCGCTTATCCACGATGATTTGCCTGCTATGGACAATGCTGATTTGCGCCGTGGCGTAGAAAGCGTTCACAAAAAATTTGGGCAAACTACTGCGATTTTAGTAGGTGATGGACTAAACACTCACGCATTTTATGAGATTTCACGCTGCGAACTAAGCTACAAAAAACGCTGTAAAATCATAGAAATTCTAGCCAAAAACGCTGGTATAAAAGGTATGATTATAGGTCAGGCGATTGATTGTGAGTTTGAGGGCAAAAGCCTAAATGAGAAAAAACTGCGCTTTTTACACGAGCATAAAACAGGCGCACTAATAGCAGCTTGCATACAAATCGCAGCCATCTTAGCAGAGCGCAAACACAAAAAAGAATACCACGACCTAGGGCTTGATCTAGGGCTTGCATTTCAAATAAACGATGATATAATAGACGCCACAGCTAGCGAGCAAGATGCTGGCAAGCCAGTAGCACACGACATAGCAAAAAACTCATTTGTAAATCTACTAGGACTTGAAGGTGCTAGAAGCGAGCTAAAAAGTCTGCGTGAAAAAATCATCAAAAAGGCCGCCAAACTAGGCGTAGGAGTCAGCATAGCAGAGCTTATGCAAACATATATAAAGGGCTAA
- a CDS encoding DUF7488 domain-containing protein: MKFLAFLLAFVALSFAAPRPTAEDLQICYEKNKVSQFDYHGHVAVALTANLAAVIADDNKTLAPVDYIKHDPYLGLYLVKIPTTMIAPFMMSEKDLKIDTWVNVLDANVTAMGHVKALSANLGEFDELSFEAPKTGILLCDCCQMVGIAKGADKFIGSRYLRHFIKHEDVYYGDIGTVFDSVNEKLIVKSVYPFGPASDKLQAGDIVKAVNDMIPRDLRELNESVLFAEKGEILRFEVERNGKKQIINVSLPGDNKQFFDSNATMINLADINFDSNVTKPEVNATKIPLPEKKEVKKPVVKDNLYKAYGFSVGKDMRITRIKADSPAAKAGLERGDLIMQVGKEPIKNAQILERKLSNGRLNHLLVERKDFQFFVRIRK, translated from the coding sequence ATGAAATTTTTAGCATTTTTATTAGCATTTGTAGCCCTTAGCTTTGCTGCGCCACGCCCTACAGCTGAGGATTTGCAGATCTGCTATGAGAAAAACAAGGTCTCGCAGTTTGATTATCACGGACATGTAGCAGTAGCACTAACAGCAAATCTCGCTGCTGTAATCGCAGATGATAACAAAACTCTAGCACCAGTTGATTATATCAAGCACGATCCGTATCTTGGGCTATATTTAGTCAAAATTCCTACTACAATGATAGCTCCCTTTATGATGAGCGAAAAAGATCTTAAAATAGATACTTGGGTAAATGTTTTAGATGCCAATGTTACAGCTATGGGACATGTAAAAGCCCTTAGTGCTAATCTTGGCGAGTTTGACGAGCTAAGCTTTGAGGCACCAAAGACTGGCATATTGCTCTGTGACTGCTGTCAAATGGTAGGTATCGCAAAGGGCGCAGATAAGTTCATTGGCTCACGCTACTTACGCCACTTTATCAAGCATGAAGATGTTTATTACGGCGATATTGGCACTGTTTTTGATAGCGTTAATGAAAAGCTGATTGTAAAAAGCGTTTATCCTTTTGGTCCAGCTAGCGACAAGCTTCAAGCAGGCGATATAGTAAAAGCAGTAAATGACATGATACCACGCGATTTAAGGGAGCTAAATGAGAGTGTGCTTTTTGCCGAAAAAGGCGAGATTTTACGCTTTGAGGTTGAAAGAAATGGCAAAAAGCAAATCATAAATGTAAGCCTGCCAGGCGATAATAAGCAGTTTTTTGACAGCAATGCTACGATGATAAATCTTGCAGATATTAACTTTGATAGTAATGTTACAAAGCCAGAGGTAAATGCTACAAAAATTCCACTACCAGAGAAAAAAGAGGTAAAAAAACCAGTAGTAAAAGACAATCTCTACAAAGCCTACGGCTTTAGCGTGGGTAAGGATATGAGAATAACAAGGATAAAAGCTGACTCACCAGCCGCAAAAGCTGGGCTAGAAAGAGGCGATCTTATCATGCAAGTAGGCAAAGAGCCTATCAAAAATGCTCAGATTTTAGAGCGCAAATTAAGCAATGGTAGGCTAAATCATCTTTTGGTTGAGAGAAAAGATTTTCAGTTTTTTGTAAGAATTCGCAAGTAA
- a CDS encoding MBOAT family O-acyltransferase → MLFTTFDFIFIYLPIVFAIYFILNKLRLIRLGIAFLAVASVFFYGYWNYIYVPLIIASFTFNFFVGSKLCAIATKFEGQEKAKKPKGFLTFGILANITLLGYYKYTDFFIENFNGIFGSSVPLMHVILPLGISFFTFTQIAFLVDCYRGFVRERSFINYALFVTYFPHLLAGPIIHHAEMMPQFANLRRKKIHYKNISFGLFLFCVGLFKKVVIADFFARFATYGFDTSTTLSMAEAWISSLSYTFQLYFDFSGYTDMAIGISYMFNIVLPFNFNSPYKATSIGDFWHRWHMTLSRFLRDYIYIPLGGNRVGETRLYTNLLMVFLIGGIWHGAGWTFVVWGCMHGIGIVISRYYSLHFKKLNKFLAWFLTFNFVNIAWIFFRANDMNGAFKVLGAMFDFTNIKFGVEFVRFVNSTFGIVNNIERFKVANASMWGVLLLALIVCVFAKNSQEMMERSHFDWRTALFLCFLLICSFFATRSVVESQFLYFNF, encoded by the coding sequence ATGCTTTTTACTACCTTTGATTTTATTTTTATATATTTACCTATTGTTTTTGCGATTTATTTTATTTTAAATAAATTACGACTTATTCGTCTTGGTATAGCATTTTTGGCTGTGGCGAGTGTGTTTTTTTATGGATATTGGAACTACATTTATGTCCCTCTCATCATCGCAAGTTTTACTTTTAACTTCTTTGTGGGCTCAAAGCTGTGTGCAATTGCTACTAAGTTTGAAGGACAAGAAAAGGCTAAAAAACCAAAGGGCTTTCTAACTTTTGGAATTTTAGCAAATATCACCTTACTGGGGTACTATAAATACACTGATTTTTTTATAGAAAACTTTAATGGTATTTTTGGCAGTTCTGTGCCACTTATGCATGTGATTTTGCCACTTGGTATTAGCTTTTTTACCTTCACACAGATTGCTTTTTTGGTAGATTGCTACCGTGGCTTTGTGCGTGAAAGAAGCTTTATAAACTACGCTCTTTTTGTTACCTATTTTCCGCATCTGCTTGCTGGTCCTATTATACACCATGCTGAGATGATGCCTCAGTTTGCTAACCTTCGCCGAAAAAAAATTCACTACAAAAACATAAGCTTTGGTCTATTTTTATTTTGTGTGGGGCTATTTAAAAAAGTAGTAATTGCTGATTTTTTTGCTCGCTTTGCTACTTATGGCTTTGATACTAGCACCACACTTAGCATGGCTGAGGCGTGGATTAGCTCGCTATCTTATACCTTTCAGCTATATTTTGATTTTAGTGGCTATACTGATATGGCAATAGGCATTTCTTACATGTTTAATATTGTCTTGCCATTTAACTTTAACTCACCTTATAAAGCTACTAGCATTGGCGATTTTTGGCATAGGTGGCATATGACACTATCTCGCTTTTTGCGCGATTATATCTATATCCCTCTTGGTGGTAATAGAGTAGGCGAGACTAGACTTTATACAAATTTATTGATGGTATTTTTAATAGGTGGAATTTGGCATGGTGCTGGTTGGACTTTTGTAGTATGGGGATGTATGCATGGCATTGGTATTGTGATTTCTCGCTATTATAGCTTGCACTTTAAAAAACTAAATAAGTTTTTAGCTTGGTTTTTGACCTTTAACTTTGTAAATATTGCTTGGATATTTTTTAGAGCAAATGATATGAATGGCGCATTTAAAGTACTTGGGGCTATGTTTGATTTCACAAATATAAAGTTTGGTGTAGAGTTTGTGAGATTTGTAAATTCTACCTTTGGTATTGTTAATAACATAGAAAGATTTAAAGTAGCAAATGCTTCTATGTGGGGTGTTTTGCTTCTTGCGCTTATAGTCTGCGTATTTGCTAAAAACTCGCAAGAAATGATGGAGCGTTCTCACTTTGATTGGCGAACAGCTCTATTCTTGTGCTTTTTGCTGATTTGTTCGTTTTTTGCTACTCGCAGCGTAGTAGAGTCTCAGTTTTTATATTTTAATTTTTAA
- the tkt gene encoding transketolase, producing the protein MFNKMSNELRFLCADMVEKANSGHPGAPMGLAEIITALSGNLRHNPKNPNWLNRDRLVFSGGHASSLVYAFLYLSGYDLSMDDLKAFRQLGSKTPGHPEITTPGVEIATGPLGQGVANAVGLAMAAKSAASLLGDDIINHKVYCLCGDGDLQEGISYEACALAGHHRLDNLVLIYDSNRITIEGDTNVAWSENVKARFEAQGFEVAIINGHCEDEIKLALSKQKEKPYLIIANTVIAKGALDLEGSHKTHGAPLGAELLAKAKEAAGIKGDFSVSEDVLFAFRAMGEKGELANAKWDEQVKNAGKKELLDSLLKPDFSKISWPDFKGQKIATRDSNHKILNAISASLPGFLGGSADLAPSNKTELSGAGDFPAGKNLHFGIREHAMGAITNAYARYGLFLPFCATFFVFSDYMRASVRMAALMSLKEFFVWTHDSIGVGEDGPTHEPVEQLSSLRAMPNLFVFRPASGVENTLCWQKALVLNAPSAFVLSRQGLEATPEAAFGSVENGAYLLKESKNAQITLLASGSEVELCLKASDLLAKEGVVANVVSAPCFELFESQDKSYKSRILTGKVLAVEAASGLEWYKYAHDVLGMSTFGESGKAEKLFEHFGFSPENVAKKAKELLDK; encoded by the coding sequence ATGTTTAATAAAATGTCAAACGAACTGCGTTTTTTGTGTGCCGATATGGTAGAAAAGGCAAACTCAGGCCACCCAGGCGCACCTATGGGACTAGCTGAGATCATCACAGCACTTAGTGGCAACTTACGACATAATCCAAAAAATCCAAACTGGCTAAACCGTGATAGACTAGTCTTTAGTGGCGGTCATGCTAGCAGCTTGGTTTATGCTTTTTTATATCTTAGCGGCTATGATCTTAGCATGGATGATCTAAAAGCCTTTCGTCAGCTAGGCTCAAAAACCCCAGGTCATCCTGAAATCACTACCCCAGGCGTGGAGATTGCCACTGGCCCACTAGGTCAAGGCGTAGCAAACGCAGTAGGTCTTGCCATGGCAGCAAAAAGCGCAGCAAGCTTGCTTGGAGATGATATTATAAATCACAAGGTTTATTGCCTTTGTGGAGATGGGGACTTACAAGAGGGCATTAGCTACGAAGCTTGCGCACTTGCAGGACATCACAGGCTAGATAATCTAGTGTTAATCTACGACTCAAATCGCATCACTATAGAAGGCGATACAAATGTAGCTTGGAGCGAAAATGTAAAAGCTAGATTTGAAGCTCAGGGCTTTGAAGTAGCTATTATAAACGGTCACTGCGAAGATGAAATAAAACTAGCACTTAGTAAACAAAAAGAAAAGCCTTATCTAATCATCGCAAATACAGTAATCGCAAAAGGTGCTTTGGATCTTGAGGGCAGCCACAAAACCCACGGCGCACCGCTTGGAGCAGAGCTTTTAGCCAAGGCAAAAGAAGCAGCTGGCATAAAGGGTGATTTTAGCGTGAGCGAAGATGTGCTTTTTGCCTTTAGAGCTATGGGTGAAAAAGGCGAGCTAGCAAACGCTAAATGGGATGAGCAAGTAAAAAATGCTGGAAAAAAAGAGCTTTTAGATTCTTTATTAAAGCCTGATTTTAGCAAGATTTCTTGGCCTGATTTCAAAGGGCAAAAAATCGCCACCAGAGATAGCAATCACAAAATCTTAAATGCTATTAGTGCATCTTTGCCTGGCTTTTTAGGCGGTAGTGCTGATCTAGCGCCTAGCAATAAAACCGAACTAAGTGGTGCAGGCGACTTTCCAGCTGGTAAAAACTTGCACTTTGGCATTAGAGAACACGCAATGGGTGCAATCACAAATGCTTATGCACGCTATGGGTTATTTTTGCCCTTTTGCGCTACATTTTTTGTATTTAGCGACTATATGCGAGCTTCGGTTCGCATGGCAGCGCTTATGAGCTTAAAAGAGTTTTTTGTTTGGACGCATGATAGCATAGGAGTGGGCGAAGATGGACCTACGCACGAGCCAGTTGAGCAGCTAAGCTCACTTCGCGCTATGCCAAATCTTTTTGTCTTTCGCCCAGCTAGCGGCGTAGAAAACACTCTTTGCTGGCAAAAAGCCTTGGTGCTAAACGCGCCATCGGCCTTTGTGCTCTCTCGCCAAGGACTAGAGGCTACGCCTGAGGCTGCATTTGGCAGCGTAGAAAATGGCGCATACTTACTAAAAGAGAGTAAAAACGCACAAATTACCTTGCTAGCAAGCGGCAGCGAGGTAGAGCTTTGCCTAAAAGCCTCTGATTTGTTAGCTAAAGAAGGTGTGGTGGCAAATGTAGTTAGCGCGCCTTGCTTTGAGCTTTTTGAGAGCCAAGATAAGAGCTACAAATCTAGAATTCTTACTGGCAAAGTGCTAGCAGTAGAAGCAGCTAGCGGCCTAGAGTGGTATAAATACGCCCATGATGTGCTTGGTATGAGCACTTTTGGCGAGAGTGGCAAGGCTGAGAAATTATTTGAGCATTTTGGCTTTAGTCCTGAAAATGTAGCCAAAAAAGCAAAAGAGCTTTTGGATAAATAG